One stretch of Nocardioides perillae DNA includes these proteins:
- a CDS encoding bifunctional methylenetetrahydrofolate dehydrogenase/methenyltetrahydrofolate cyclohydrolase gives MTAQKLDGTATLKAIKAELTERVARLREQGVVPGLGTVLVGDDPGSHWYVGAKHKDCAEVGIESIRVDLPATATQAEVEAEIDRLNADPACTGFLVQQPTGLDEFALLSRVDPAKDVDGLHPTNLGKLVLGEAGALPCTPTGCIELLRRHGVELAGAEVVVVGRGLTVGRPLGLLLTRRSENATTTLCHTGTRDLAHHVRQADVVVAAAGVPGIITADMVKPGAALLDVGVSRVDGTIAGDLADDVWDVAGWVSPNPGGVGPMTRAMLLSNIVTAAEQQVDR, from the coding sequence ATGACCGCACAGAAGCTCGACGGCACCGCGACGCTGAAGGCCATCAAGGCCGAGCTCACCGAGCGGGTGGCCCGCCTGCGCGAGCAGGGCGTGGTGCCCGGGCTCGGCACGGTGCTGGTGGGCGACGACCCGGGCTCGCACTGGTACGTCGGCGCGAAGCACAAGGACTGCGCCGAGGTCGGCATCGAGTCCATCCGCGTCGACCTGCCCGCCACCGCCACCCAGGCCGAGGTCGAGGCCGAGATCGACCGGCTCAACGCCGACCCGGCCTGCACGGGCTTCCTCGTGCAGCAGCCGACGGGGCTCGACGAGTTCGCCCTGCTCTCGCGCGTGGACCCCGCCAAGGACGTCGACGGGCTGCACCCGACCAACCTCGGCAAGCTCGTGCTGGGCGAGGCCGGGGCGCTGCCGTGCACGCCCACCGGCTGCATCGAGCTGCTGCGCCGCCACGGCGTGGAGCTGGCCGGTGCCGAGGTGGTCGTCGTCGGCCGCGGGCTGACCGTCGGGCGCCCGCTGGGGCTGCTGCTCACCCGCCGCTCCGAGAACGCGACCACCACGCTGTGCCACACCGGCACCCGCGACCTGGCCCACCACGTGCGCCAGGCCGACGTGGTCGTCGCGGCCGCGGGCGTGCCGGGCATCATCACCGCCGACATGGTCAAGCCCGGCGCCGCGCTGCTCGACGTGGGCGTCTCCCGGGTCGACGGCACGATCGCCGGCGACCTCGCCGACGACGTGTGGGACGTCGCCGGGTGGGTCTCGCCGAACCCCGGCGGCGTGGGCCCCATGACCCGCGCGATGCTGCTGTCGAACATCGTCACCGCCGCCGAGCAGCAGGTCGACCGCTGA
- a CDS encoding NADP-dependent isocitrate dehydrogenase, producing the protein MATIIYTHTDEAPLLATYSFLPIVSAFAGAAGVDVETRDISLAGRILAQFPERLTEEQRVGDHLAELGQLATTPEANIIKLPNISASVPQLKAAVRELQGQGYDLPDYPENPQTDEERETRAKYDKVKGSAVNPVLREGNSDRRAPASVKNYAKAHPHRMGAWSSDSKTNVATMGERDFRSNERSVVVEADDTLRIEHVAADGTTTVLKESVPVLAGEVVDATFMDVAALRRFLTEQVARAKAEGVLFSAHLKATMMKVSDPIIFGHVVQAFFPTLFEQYGEQLAAAGISPNDGLGALLSAVGDLPDGDAIKAAVEQGLADGPALAMVDSDKGITNLHVPSDVIIDASMPAMIRTSGHMWGPDGEEHDTLAVIPDSSYAGVYQTVIDDCRAHGAFDPATMGSVPNVGLMAKAAEEYGSHDKTFEVPAAGTVRVVASSGDVLLEHEVQPGDIWRACQTKDEPIRDWVKLAVSRARATGAPAVFWLDETRAHDANLIAKVREYLPEHDTEGLTIEIMAPAEATAYSLERIRRGEDTISVTGNVLRDYNTDLFPILELGTSAKMLSVVPLMNGGGLFETGAGGSAPKHVQQLVKENYLRWDSLGEFFALVPSLELYAEQAGNPAAQVLADALDRATETFLNEDRSPTRRVGGIDNRGSHFYLALYWAQELAGQDDDAALAEKFRPLADTLAAQEEAIVAELNGVQGSPADVGGYYRPDPAKADAVMRPSRTLNEALASLG; encoded by the coding sequence ATGGCCACCATCATCTACACCCACACGGACGAGGCGCCGCTGCTGGCGACGTACTCCTTCCTCCCCATCGTCTCCGCCTTCGCCGGCGCCGCCGGCGTCGACGTCGAGACCCGCGACATCTCGCTGGCCGGCCGGATCCTGGCGCAGTTCCCCGAGCGCCTCACCGAGGAGCAGCGGGTGGGCGACCACCTCGCCGAGCTCGGGCAGCTCGCGACCACGCCCGAGGCCAACATCATCAAGCTGCCCAACATCTCCGCCTCCGTGCCCCAGCTCAAGGCCGCGGTCAGGGAGCTGCAGGGCCAGGGCTACGACCTGCCCGACTACCCCGAGAACCCGCAGACCGACGAGGAGCGCGAGACCCGCGCGAAGTACGACAAGGTCAAGGGCTCCGCGGTCAACCCGGTGCTGCGCGAGGGCAACTCCGACCGCCGCGCGCCGGCGTCGGTGAAGAACTACGCCAAGGCCCACCCCCACCGCATGGGTGCGTGGAGCAGCGACTCGAAGACGAACGTCGCGACCATGGGCGAGCGCGACTTCCGCTCCAACGAGCGGTCGGTCGTCGTCGAGGCCGACGACACCCTGCGCATCGAGCACGTCGCCGCCGACGGCACCACCACCGTGCTCAAGGAGTCGGTGCCGGTGCTCGCGGGCGAGGTCGTGGACGCGACCTTCATGGACGTCGCCGCCCTGCGCCGCTTCCTCACCGAGCAGGTCGCGCGGGCCAAGGCCGAGGGTGTGCTCTTCTCCGCCCACCTCAAGGCCACGATGATGAAGGTCAGCGACCCGATCATCTTCGGCCACGTGGTCCAGGCGTTCTTCCCGACCCTCTTCGAGCAGTACGGCGAGCAGCTGGCCGCCGCGGGCATCTCGCCCAACGACGGCCTGGGCGCCCTGCTGTCCGCGGTCGGCGACCTGCCCGACGGCGACGCGATCAAGGCCGCCGTCGAGCAGGGGCTGGCCGACGGTCCCGCGCTCGCGATGGTCGACTCGGACAAGGGCATCACCAACCTGCACGTGCCCAGCGACGTCATCATCGACGCCTCGATGCCGGCGATGATCCGCACCTCGGGCCACATGTGGGGCCCCGACGGCGAGGAGCACGACACCCTCGCGGTGATCCCGGACTCCTCCTACGCCGGCGTCTACCAGACCGTGATCGACGACTGCCGCGCCCACGGCGCCTTCGACCCCGCCACGATGGGCTCGGTGCCCAACGTCGGTCTCATGGCGAAGGCGGCCGAGGAGTACGGCTCGCACGACAAGACCTTCGAGGTGCCGGCCGCCGGCACGGTGCGCGTGGTGGCCTCGAGCGGCGACGTGCTGCTCGAGCACGAGGTGCAGCCCGGTGACATCTGGCGCGCCTGCCAGACCAAGGACGAGCCGATCCGCGACTGGGTCAAGCTCGCCGTCTCGCGCGCCCGGGCCACCGGCGCGCCGGCCGTCTTCTGGCTCGACGAGACCCGCGCGCACGACGCGAACCTGATCGCCAAGGTGCGCGAGTACCTCCCCGAGCACGACACCGAGGGCCTGACCATCGAGATCATGGCGCCGGCCGAGGCGACGGCCTACTCCCTGGAGCGGATCCGCCGGGGCGAGGACACCATCTCGGTGACCGGCAACGTGCTGCGCGACTACAACACCGACCTCTTCCCGATCCTCGAGCTCGGCACCTCGGCGAAGATGCTCTCGGTGGTCCCGCTGATGAACGGCGGCGGCCTCTTCGAGACCGGCGCCGGCGGCTCGGCGCCCAAGCACGTGCAGCAGCTGGTCAAGGAGAACTACCTGCGCTGGGACAGCCTCGGCGAGTTCTTCGCCCTCGTGCCCTCGCTCGAGCTCTACGCCGAGCAGGCCGGCAACCCGGCCGCGCAGGTGCTCGCCGACGCCCTCGACCGCGCCACCGAGACCTTCCTCAACGAGGACAGGTCGCCGACGCGTCGCGTCGGCGGCATCGACAACCGAGGGTCGCACTTCTACCTCGCCCTCTACTGGGCGCAGGAGCTCGCGGGCCAGGACGACGACGCCGCGCTCGCGGAGAAGTTCCGGCCGCTGGCCGACACGCTCGCCGCCCAGGAGGAGGCGATCGTCGCCGAGCTCAACGGCGTGCAGGGCAGCCCCGCCGACGTGGGTGGTTACTACCGCCCCGACCCGGCCAAGGCCGACGCGGTCATGCGGCCGTCGCGGACCCTGAACGAGGCGCTCGCCTCGCTGGGCTGA
- the purH gene encoding bifunctional phosphoribosylaminoimidazolecarboxamide formyltransferase/IMP cyclohydrolase, whose product MSEQPAPDRVPIRRALVSVYDKSGLEDLVRGLHDAGVVLVSTGGSAALIEGLGLPVTRVEELTGFPECLDGRVKTLHPRVHAGILADRRLESHVAQLAELDVDPFDLVVSNLYPFTQTVASGASPDECVEQVDIGGPSMVRAAAKNHPSVAIVTSPERYADVLAAVAAGGFTLEERRRLAAEAFVHTASYDVAVASWMGNVLTDTSGGSGFPAWVGATYEQAAVLRYGENPHQGAALYRAGHGPAGLAGAEQLHGKEMSYNNYVDTDAARRAAYDFDEPAVAIIKHANPCGIAVGADVAEAHRRAHACDPVSAFGGVIAANRPVTVAMAEQVAEVFTEVVVAPGYEEGALEVLARKKNVRVLVCEPLERGGVETRPVSGGLLVQHRDSFQADGDDPAGWTLATGEAASPEVLADLVFAWRACRSAKSNAILLAKDGAAVGIGMGQVNRVDSCRLAVERANSLAEGEERARGAVAASDAFFPFEDGPQVLIDAGVTAIVQPGGSVRDELTVAACEAAGVTMYFTGTRHFFH is encoded by the coding sequence GTGAGCGAGCAGCCCGCCCCCGACCGTGTCCCGATCAGGCGAGCCCTGGTCTCGGTCTACGACAAGTCCGGCCTCGAGGATCTCGTGCGCGGGCTGCACGACGCCGGGGTCGTGCTGGTCTCCACGGGCGGCTCGGCCGCGCTGATCGAGGGCCTCGGCCTGCCGGTCACCCGTGTCGAGGAGCTCACCGGCTTTCCCGAGTGCCTCGACGGCCGGGTCAAGACGCTGCACCCCCGGGTGCACGCCGGCATCCTGGCGGACCGCCGCCTCGAGTCCCACGTGGCGCAGCTCGCCGAGCTCGACGTCGACCCCTTCGACCTCGTGGTGTCCAACCTCTACCCCTTCACGCAGACCGTCGCCTCGGGCGCGAGCCCCGACGAGTGCGTGGAGCAGGTCGACATCGGTGGGCCGTCGATGGTGCGCGCCGCGGCCAAGAACCACCCCTCGGTCGCCATCGTCACCTCGCCCGAGCGCTACGCCGACGTGCTCGCGGCCGTCGCCGCGGGCGGCTTCACGCTCGAGGAGCGCCGGCGCCTCGCCGCCGAGGCCTTCGTCCACACCGCGTCGTACGACGTGGCCGTCGCGTCCTGGATGGGCAACGTGCTCACCGACACCTCGGGCGGCAGCGGCTTCCCGGCCTGGGTCGGCGCGACCTACGAGCAGGCCGCGGTGCTGCGCTACGGCGAGAACCCCCACCAGGGCGCCGCGCTCTACCGCGCCGGCCACGGCCCGGCCGGGCTCGCGGGCGCCGAGCAGCTGCACGGCAAGGAGATGTCCTACAACAACTACGTCGACACCGACGCCGCGCGGCGTGCGGCCTACGACTTCGACGAGCCGGCCGTGGCGATCATCAAGCACGCCAACCCCTGCGGCATCGCCGTCGGCGCCGACGTCGCCGAGGCGCACCGCCGGGCCCACGCCTGCGACCCGGTCTCGGCCTTCGGGGGCGTCATCGCCGCCAACCGCCCGGTCACGGTCGCGATGGCCGAGCAGGTCGCCGAGGTGTTCACCGAGGTCGTCGTGGCACCGGGCTACGAGGAGGGCGCGCTCGAGGTGCTGGCTCGCAAGAAGAACGTGCGGGTGCTGGTCTGCGAGCCGCTCGAGCGCGGCGGCGTCGAGACCCGGCCGGTGAGCGGCGGGCTGCTGGTCCAGCACCGCGACTCCTTCCAGGCCGACGGCGACGACCCCGCCGGCTGGACCCTCGCGACCGGTGAGGCCGCCTCGCCCGAGGTGCTCGCCGACCTGGTCTTCGCCTGGCGCGCCTGCCGCTCGGCGAAGTCCAACGCGATCCTGCTCGCCAAGGACGGCGCCGCCGTCGGCATCGGGATGGGCCAGGTCAACCGCGTCGACTCCTGCCGGCTCGCCGTCGAGCGGGCCAACAGCCTCGCCGAGGGCGAGGAGCGGGCGCGGGGCGCGGTCGCCGCCTCCGACGCCTTCTTCCCCTTCGAGGACGGCCCGCAGGTGCTCATCGACGCCGGCGTCACCGCGATCGTGCAGCCCGGCGGCTCGGTGCGCGACGAGCTCACCGTCGCCGCCTGCGAGGCCGCCGGCGTGACGATGTACTTCACCGGCACCCGCCACTTCTTCCACTGA
- a CDS encoding malate dehydrogenase: protein MSTTPLKVAVTGAAGQIGYSLLFRLASGSLAGDRPIELRLLEIEPALKALEGVVMELDDCAFPGLAGVEIGSDPEKIFDGVNLALLVGARPRGPGMERGDLLEANGAIFTAQGKALNAVAADDVRVGVTGNPANTNALIALKNAPDIPAERFSALTRLDHNRAISQLAAKTGAPVTDITKMTIWGNHSATQYPDLFHAEVAGRNAAEVVGDQEWVESTFIPTVAKRGAAIIEARGSSSAASAASATVDAARDWLFGSAEGDWVSMAVVSDGSYGVPEGLVSSFPVTTAGGDWSIVQGLEIDDFSRGRIDASTAELAEERDAVTQLGLI from the coding sequence GTGAGCACCACCCCCCTCAAGGTCGCCGTCACCGGCGCGGCCGGCCAGATCGGCTACAGCCTGCTCTTCCGCCTCGCCAGCGGCTCGCTGGCCGGCGACCGGCCGATCGAGCTGCGCCTGCTCGAGATCGAGCCGGCGCTCAAGGCCCTCGAGGGTGTCGTGATGGAGCTCGACGACTGCGCCTTCCCCGGTCTCGCCGGCGTCGAGATCGGCAGCGACCCGGAGAAGATCTTCGACGGCGTCAACCTCGCCCTGCTCGTCGGCGCCCGCCCGCGCGGTCCCGGCATGGAGCGCGGTGACCTGCTCGAGGCCAACGGCGCCATCTTCACCGCGCAGGGCAAGGCCCTCAACGCGGTCGCGGCCGACGACGTGCGTGTCGGCGTCACCGGCAACCCGGCCAACACCAACGCCCTCATCGCGCTGAAGAACGCCCCCGACATCCCGGCCGAGCGCTTCTCCGCGCTGACCCGCCTCGACCACAACCGCGCGATCTCGCAGCTCGCCGCCAAGACCGGCGCGCCCGTCACCGACATCACCAAGATGACGATCTGGGGCAACCACTCCGCCACGCAGTACCCCGACCTGTTCCACGCCGAGGTCGCGGGCCGCAACGCCGCCGAGGTCGTGGGTGACCAGGAGTGGGTGGAGAGCACCTTCATCCCCACCGTCGCCAAGCGCGGCGCCGCGATCATCGAGGCGCGCGGCTCCTCCTCGGCCGCCTCCGCCGCCTCGGCGACCGTCGACGCCGCCCGCGACTGGCTGTTCGGCTCCGCCGAGGGCGACTGGGTCTCGATGGCGGTCGTCTCCGACGGCTCCTACGGCGTGCCCGAGGGCCTCGTCTCCTCCTTCCCCGTCACCACCGCCGGCGGCGACTGGTCGATCGTGCAGGGCCTCGAGATCGACGACTTCTCCCGCGGCCGCATCGACGCCTCCACCGCCGAGCTGGCCGAGGAGCGCGACGCGGTCACCCAGCTCGGGCTGATCTGA
- a CDS encoding DUF3017 domain-containing protein gives MAAQGSPDPGIEPGVEPEPRRYPSTLGGACYLLVLLATAVGLVLVAVDDWRTGVRWVGGALLAAAVLRLVLRERDAGMLAVRHRGTDALLLSAMGATLVFLAGSVPDQPPPL, from the coding sequence GTGGCCGCGCAGGGCAGCCCCGACCCGGGGATCGAGCCGGGGGTCGAGCCGGAGCCCCGTCGCTACCCCTCGACGCTGGGCGGCGCGTGCTACCTGCTGGTGCTCCTGGCCACCGCGGTCGGCCTGGTGCTGGTCGCCGTGGACGACTGGCGCACCGGCGTGCGCTGGGTCGGCGGCGCGCTGCTCGCGGCGGCAGTGCTGCGACTGGTCCTGCGCGAGCGCGACGCCGGCATGCTCGCCGTGCGCCACCGCGGCACCGATGCCCTGCTGCTCAGCGCCATGGGCGCCACGCTGGTCTTCCTCGCCGGCTCGGTCCCCGACCAGCCGCCGCCCCTCTGA